From one Streptococcus oralis genomic stretch:
- the glpK gene encoding glycerol kinase GlpK: MSQEKYIMAIDQGTTSSRAIIFNKKGEKVSSSQKEFTQIFPQAGWVEHNANEIWNSVQSVIAGAFIESGVKPSQIEAIGITNQRETTVVWDKKTGLPIYNAIVWQSRQTAPLAEQLKSQGYVEKFHEKTGLIIDAYFSATKVRWILDHVEGAQERAEKGELLFGTIDTWLVWKLTDGAAHVTDYSNAARTMLYNIKDLKWDDEILEVLNIPKAMLPEVRSNSEIYGKTAPFHFYGGEVPISGMAGDQQAALFGQLAFEPGMVKNTYGTGSFIIMNTGEEMQLSENNLLTTIGYGINGKVYYALEGSIFIAGSAIQWLRDGLRMVENSPESEKYALNSHNNDEVYVVPAFTGLGAPYWNQNARGSVFGLTRGTSKEDFIKATLQSIAYQVRDIIDTMQVDAQTAIQVLKVDGGAAMNNFLMQFQADILGIDIARAKNLETTALGAAFLAGLAVGYWKDLDELKLLNETGELFEPSMNESRKEQLYKGWKKAVKATQVFAEIDD; encoded by the coding sequence ATGTCACAAGAAAAATACATCATGGCTATTGACCAAGGAACTACTAGTTCTCGTGCCATCATTTTTAACAAAAAAGGAGAAAAGGTCAGCTCTAGTCAAAAAGAGTTCACTCAGATTTTCCCTCAAGCAGGTTGGGTTGAGCACAATGCCAATGAAATTTGGAACTCTGTTCAGTCAGTTATCGCGGGTGCTTTCATCGAAAGTGGTGTGAAACCAAGTCAAATCGAGGCCATCGGGATTACCAACCAGCGTGAAACAACTGTCGTCTGGGATAAGAAAACAGGGCTCCCTATCTATAATGCGATCGTTTGGCAATCACGTCAAACTGCTCCTCTGGCTGAACAACTAAAAAGTCAAGGTTATGTGGAAAAATTCCATGAAAAGACTGGTTTGATTATCGATGCTTACTTCTCAGCTACCAAGGTTCGTTGGATATTGGACCATGTAGAAGGCGCTCAAGAGCGAGCAGAAAAAGGAGAATTACTCTTTGGTACTATCGATACTTGGTTAGTTTGGAAATTGACTGACGGTGCAGCTCACGTGACCGACTACTCAAATGCAGCCCGTACCATGCTCTATAACATCAAGGATCTTAAATGGGATGATGAGATTTTAGAAGTCCTCAACATTCCGAAGGCTATGCTTCCAGAAGTTCGTTCTAACTCTGAAATCTACGGCAAGACTGCTCCATTCCATTTCTACGGTGGGGAAGTGCCAATTTCAGGTATGGCTGGGGACCAACAGGCAGCCCTCTTTGGACAGTTGGCCTTTGAACCAGGTATGGTTAAAAATACCTACGGAACTGGTTCTTTCATCATCATGAACACTGGTGAAGAGATGCAGTTGTCTGAAAACAACCTTTTGACAACGATTGGTTATGGAATCAACGGTAAGGTTTACTATGCCTTGGAAGGTTCTATCTTTATCGCAGGAAGTGCCATTCAGTGGCTTCGTGATGGACTTCGCATGGTTGAAAATTCACCAGAGTCTGAAAAATATGCTCTTAATTCTCACAACAATGACGAAGTTTATGTCGTACCTGCCTTTACAGGTCTAGGGGCTCCATACTGGAACCAAAACGCTCGAGGCTCTGTCTTTGGCTTAACTCGTGGAACAAGCAAAGAAGACTTTATCAAGGCAACCTTGCAATCTATCGCTTATCAAGTACGTGACATCATTGACACCATGCAAGTGGATGCGCAGACAGCGATCCAAGTCTTGAAGGTAGATGGTGGTGCAGCCATGAACAACTTCCTCATGCAGTTCCAAGCTGACATCTTGGGAATTGATATCGCACGCGCTAAAAACTTGGAAACAACTGCCCTCGGTGCAGCCTTCCTAGCTGGTTTGGCAGTGGGTTATTGGAAGGACTTGGATGAGTTGAAACTCTTGAACGAGACAGGAGAACTCTTTGAGCCATCGATGAACGAATCGCGCAAGGAACAACTCTACAAGGGCTGGAAGAAAGCTGTGAAAGCAACGCAAGTCTTTGCGGAAATCGACGACTAA
- the hslO gene encoding Hsp33 family molecular chaperone HslO, giving the protein MDKIIKTISESGAFRAFVLDSTETVRTAQEKHQTQASSTVALGRTLIASQILAANEKGNTKLTVKVLGTSSLGAIITVADTKGNVKGYVQNPGVDIKKTATGEVLVGPFVGNGQFLVITDYGTGNPYNSMTPLISGEIGEDLAYYLTESQQTPSAVGLNVLLDKDDKVEGAGGFLLQVLPGAKEEEIARFEKRIQEMPAISTLLESDDHIEALLKAIYGDEFYKRLSEEEIRFQCDCSKDRFMNALASLPNSDLEEMKEEDHGAEITCQFCQTTYNFDENDLEELIRDKS; this is encoded by the coding sequence ATGGATAAAATTATTAAAACAATATCAGAAAGCGGAGCCTTTCGTGCTTTTGTCCTTGATAGCACTGAAACCGTCCGCACTGCTCAAGAAAAACATCAAACTCAAGCCAGTTCAACTGTTGCACTTGGTCGAACTCTTATCGCAAGCCAGATTCTCGCAGCCAATGAAAAAGGAAATACCAAACTAACAGTTAAAGTTCTGGGAACCAGCTCTCTCGGTGCCATCATCACGGTCGCAGATACCAAGGGCAATGTTAAAGGCTACGTTCAAAATCCAGGTGTTGACATCAAAAAGACTGCAACGGGTGAAGTCCTTGTCGGACCTTTTGTCGGAAATGGTCAATTTCTCGTTATCACAGACTACGGTACTGGAAATCCCTACAACTCCATGACTCCTCTCATCTCTGGGGAAATCGGTGAAGACTTGGCCTATTACCTGACAGAAAGCCAACAAACTCCTTCAGCAGTCGGCCTCAATGTTCTTTTAGACAAAGACGACAAGGTCGAAGGTGCCGGTGGTTTTCTTCTCCAAGTCTTGCCAGGGGCCAAGGAAGAAGAGATTGCCCGCTTTGAGAAACGCATCCAAGAAATGCCAGCCATCTCAACCCTTCTGGAAAGCGATGACCATATCGAAGCCCTTCTCAAGGCTATCTATGGTGACGAATTCTACAAACGTCTATCTGAAGAAGAAATTCGTTTCCAATGTGACTGCAGCAAAGACCGTTTTATGAACGCTCTTGCCAGCCTTCCAAATTCAGACCTTGAAGAAATGAAAGAGGAAGACCACGGGGCAGAAATCACTTGTCAATTCTGCCAAACAACTTATAACTTTGATGAAAACGACCTGGAGGAACTCATTCGTGACAAATCTTAA
- a CDS encoding helix-turn-helix domain-containing protein, with the protein MYLGDLMEKAESGQFLVLSFLLQDSQTTVKKAMEETGFSKATLTKYISLINENASERGLELTIHLEDENLRLSIGAATKGREIRSLFLDNAIKYQILVYLLYHQQFLAHQLAQELMISEATLGRHLASLNQILSEFDLSIQNGRWRGPEHQIRYFYFCLFRKIWSSQEWEGHMQKAERKQEIATLEEICGASLSSGQKLDLVLWTHISQQRLRVNACQFQVIEEKMRGYFDNIFYLRLLRKAPSFFAGQHIPLGTEDGEMMVFFSFLLSHRILPLHTMEYILGFGGQLADLLTQLIQEMKKEELLGDYTEDHVTYELSQLCGQVYLYKGYILQDQYRYQTENRHPYLLMEHDFRGTAERIFHILPTFQQGTDLDKKILWEWLQLIEYMAENGGQHMRIGLDLTSGFLVFSRMAALLKRYLEYNRFITIEAYDPSRHYDLLITNNPIHKKEQTPVYYLKNDLDMEDLAKIRQMLFA; encoded by the coding sequence ATGTATTTAGGTGATTTGATGGAAAAAGCCGAATCTGGTCAATTTTTAGTCCTTTCCTTTCTGTTACAAGATTCGCAGACAACAGTCAAGAAAGCCATGGAAGAAACAGGTTTTTCAAAGGCGACCTTAACCAAGTACATTTCTCTGATTAACGAAAATGCCTCGGAAAGAGGTTTAGAGCTGACCATCCACTTGGAAGATGAAAATCTGCGTCTGTCGATTGGTGCAGCCACAAAGGGGAGAGAGATTCGGAGCTTGTTTCTAGACAATGCCATTAAGTACCAAATTTTGGTTTACCTTCTCTATCACCAACAGTTCCTAGCCCATCAACTGGCTCAAGAATTGATGATTAGCGAGGCCACGCTTGGTCGTCACTTAGCTAGTCTAAATCAGATTTTGTCAGAGTTTGATTTATCGATCCAAAATGGCCGTTGGCGAGGTCCGGAGCATCAGATTCGCTATTTTTATTTCTGCCTTTTTCGCAAGATTTGGTCCAGTCAGGAGTGGGAAGGTCACATGCAGAAAGCTGAGAGAAAACAAGAGATTGCTACCCTAGAAGAAATCTGCGGTGCTAGCTTGTCTTCAGGTCAGAAATTGGACTTGGTTCTATGGACTCACATCAGTCAACAGCGCCTTCGGGTTAACGCCTGTCAATTTCAGGTTATAGAAGAAAAAATGCGAGGGTATTTTGACAATATTTTCTACCTTCGTTTGCTGAGAAAGGCTCCGTCCTTTTTTGCTGGGCAACATATCCCTCTAGGAACTGAGGATGGTGAGATGATGGTATTCTTTTCATTTCTCCTTTCCCATCGTATTTTGCCCCTTCATACTATGGAGTATATCCTTGGTTTTGGAGGGCAATTAGCCGATTTGCTGACGCAATTGATTCAAGAGATGAAGAAGGAGGAGCTGCTGGGGGACTACACAGAGGACCATGTCACCTATGAACTCAGTCAGCTTTGTGGTCAAGTTTATCTCTACAAGGGCTATATTTTACAAGATCAGTACAGATACCAGACAGAGAATCGCCATCCCTATTTGCTGATGGAACATGATTTTAGAGGAACTGCAGAGAGAATTTTTCATATTTTGCCTACCTTTCAACAGGGGACGGATTTGGATAAGAAAATTCTCTGGGAATGGCTCCAGTTGATAGAGTATATGGCAGAAAATGGTGGCCAACATATGAGGATTGGTTTAGATTTGACATCTGGTTTCCTTGTCTTTTCTAGGATGGCTGCCCTTTTGAAACGGTATTTGGAATACAATCGTTTCATTACTATTGAAGCCTATGACCCCAGTCGACATTATGATTTGTTAATTACCAACAACCCGATTCATAAGAAAGAACAGACTCCGGTTTATTATTTAAAAAATGATTTGGATATGGAGGATTTGGCGAAGATTCGTCAGATGCTCTTTGCTTAA